A window of Dioscorea cayenensis subsp. rotundata cultivar TDr96_F1 unplaced genomic scaffold, TDr96_F1_v2_PseudoChromosome.rev07_lg8_w22 25.fasta BLBR01000587.1, whole genome shotgun sequence contains these coding sequences:
- the LOC120254707 gene encoding pyruvate kinase 2, cytosolic-like, whose translation MLIDELRWLASVLKSLKPGFFSSLTKIVGTLGPKSRSVEVIEACLTAGMSVARFDFSWLNADYHQETLDNLRTASENVKKLCAVMLDTMGPELQVFNENGNPIELIVDANVVITPDLSKVPSAEVLPVNYSGLAKAVKKGDTIFIGQYLYTGSETTSVWLEVVETNGEDIICLVKNSATLAGFIFTMHVSQVHIDLPTLSSSDKQAISTWGLHNEVDIISLSYTRHVEDVRSFRAFLEAHNLHKTLIFAKVENAE comes from the exons TTCTCAAGTCCTTGAAGCCT GGGTTTTTCTCGTCGCTCACCAAAATTGTTGGGACTCTGGGGCCGAAATCACGTTCTGTGGAAGTGATTGAGGCGTGCTTAACAGCTGGGATGTCAG TTGCTCgctttgatttttcttggttAAATGCGGATTACCATCAAGAGACTCTTGATAACTTAAGAACAGCTTCGGAGAATGTGAAGAAGTTATGTGCT GTTATGCTAGATACTATGGGCCCAGAACTTcaggttttcaatgaaaatggaaatccaattgagttgataGTCGATGCTAATGTTGTTATTACTCCAGATCTTTCCAAAGTTCCATCAGCTGAAGTCTTACCTGTGAATTATTCTGGCCTTGCCAAG GCAGTTAAAAAGGGTGACACAATTTTTATTGGGCAATACCTTTACACAGGAAGTGAAACAACATCCGTATGGCTTGAG GTGGTTGAGACTAATGGTGAAGACATAATCTGCCTAGTGAAGAACAGTGCCACACTTGCAGGCTTCATTTTCACAATGCATGTATCGCAAGTGCATATTGATTTGCCTACCCTGTCTAGCTCTGATAAGCAG GCTATATCTACTTGGGGTCTTCATAATGAAGTTGATATCATTTCCCTTTCATACACTCGCCACGTTGAAGATGTGCGGAG CTTTAGGGCTTTTCTTGAAGCTCATAATCTTCACAAAACTCTGATTTTTGCCAAAGTTGAAAATGCGGAG